A genomic window from Actinomycetaceae bacterium MB13-C1-2 includes:
- the secG gene encoding preprotein translocase subunit SecG: protein MVAVRVAMITIIVIASLLLILTVLMHKGRGGGLSDMFGGGISSTAGSSGVAEKNLNRITVGVLVFWTLAIIAYGLMIRFGF, encoded by the coding sequence GTGGTAGCTGTACGGGTTGCGATGATCACGATCATCGTTATCGCCAGCCTGCTTCTTATCCTCACGGTGCTTATGCACAAGGGGCGAGGCGGGGGACTTTCCGATATGTTCGGCGGAGGCATTTCGTCGACCGCCGGTTCGTCCGGAGTCGCAGAGAAGAACCTAAACCGGATTACGGTGGGTGTCCTAGTCTTCTGGACGCTTGCGATCATCGCTTACGGCCTGATGATTAGGTTCGGCTTCTAG
- the tpiA gene encoding triose-phosphate isomerase, which produces MTRTPLIAGNWKMNMDHVQAVSLVNKLATELDDRRFDYAATEVVVIPPFTDLRSVQTVIDGDNLEIQLGAQDVSLFDSGAYTGEVSATMLQKLGVRYVVVGHSERREYHGETDDLVGQKGKVVLEAGMLPIVCCGEVLEIRKAGQHVDHVVSQLKGAFQGYTKEDAAKVVVAYEPVWAIGTGEVATPADAEEVSKAIRELLAEMFDQETADGIRILYGGSVKSGNVKEIMAQPNVDGALVGGASLDADEFAKICDYKN; this is translated from the coding sequence ATGACACGTACACCCCTAATCGCTGGCAACTGGAAGATGAACATGGACCACGTCCAGGCCGTCTCCCTCGTCAATAAGCTGGCAACCGAACTCGATGACCGTCGGTTTGACTATGCGGCCACCGAAGTCGTTGTAATTCCACCGTTCACAGACCTACGTTCCGTCCAGACTGTGATCGATGGAGATAACCTCGAGATTCAACTCGGTGCGCAGGACGTCTCTCTATTTGACTCCGGGGCATACACCGGTGAAGTATCCGCGACCATGCTCCAGAAGCTCGGCGTGCGCTATGTCGTCGTTGGGCACTCTGAACGGCGCGAGTACCACGGTGAGACAGATGATCTGGTCGGTCAGAAGGGCAAGGTTGTCCTGGAGGCGGGAATGCTTCCCATCGTCTGCTGCGGCGAAGTTCTTGAGATTCGCAAGGCCGGTCAGCACGTCGATCACGTCGTATCGCAGCTAAAAGGCGCTTTCCAGGGATACACGAAGGAAGACGCCGCGAAAGTAGTGGTTGCGTACGAGCCCGTCTGGGCTATCGGCACAGGCGAAGTCGCGACACCTGCTGATGCTGAAGAGGTTTCGAAAGCGATTCGTGAGCTTCTAGCTGAGATGTTCGACCAAGAGACCGCTGACGGAATTCGAATTCTCTACGGTGGCTCAGTAAAGTCCGGCAACGTCAAAGAGATCATGGCGCAGCCGAACGTTGATGGGGCCCTGGTCGGTGGAGCGTCCCTGGATGCCGACGAGTTCGCAAAGATCTGCGACTACAAGAACTAA
- a CDS encoding gluconeogenesis factor YvcK family protein, which translates to MNSWRRHGGGGEEALKVVAFGGGHGLSATLRALRHITHSLTAVVTVADDGGSSGRIRQEAGTLPPGDLRMALVALCDESEWGLTWRDLMQQRLSTSGPLDNHSLGNLLILGMWQMFDDPVAGLDGVARLLDSHGRVLPMSLEPLKISATVERDGVREVIKGQAAVAVAGGEISDLRVEPRDAPVPGDAIEAISDADWVVLGPGSWYTSVIPHLMIDDLRKAIVTTEAHRALVLNLSLQESETARMSSGDLVRAVRDAAPDLKLDIIVADPTSVDDVDDLMEIGAELGARVLLRQVRAADDHFVHDPLRLAAALRDGFDGYLGEVGQTETWLA; encoded by the coding sequence GTGAACAGTTGGCGCAGACACGGTGGCGGTGGTGAAGAAGCGCTCAAGGTCGTTGCCTTTGGTGGAGGCCACGGCCTGTCGGCGACGTTGCGTGCGCTTAGACACATAACCCACAGCCTTACCGCGGTGGTTACCGTTGCGGACGACGGTGGTTCTTCTGGGAGAATTCGTCAGGAGGCGGGGACATTGCCACCCGGAGACCTTCGGATGGCTTTGGTCGCCCTTTGTGATGAGTCCGAGTGGGGACTTACGTGGCGTGACCTGATGCAGCAGCGGCTAAGCACCAGCGGCCCTTTGGACAATCACTCATTAGGCAATCTGCTAATCCTCGGGATGTGGCAGATGTTCGACGATCCTGTTGCCGGCCTGGATGGTGTCGCTAGACTGCTTGACTCTCACGGGCGAGTTCTACCGATGAGTTTAGAACCCCTGAAAATTTCTGCGACCGTGGAGCGCGATGGCGTTCGGGAGGTAATAAAGGGTCAGGCGGCAGTTGCGGTCGCAGGAGGGGAGATCAGCGACCTCAGAGTTGAGCCTAGGGATGCTCCTGTTCCCGGCGATGCGATTGAGGCGATCTCCGATGCGGACTGGGTCGTCCTCGGACCCGGATCCTGGTACACGTCGGTAATTCCGCACTTGATGATTGATGACCTGAGAAAGGCGATCGTCACCACCGAGGCTCACCGAGCGCTGGTCCTCAACCTGTCGCTGCAAGAGTCCGAGACTGCACGAATGAGTTCGGGCGACTTGGTCAGGGCGGTTCGTGATGCAGCACCCGACCTAAAACTAGACATTATTGTCGCCGATCCGACGTCCGTGGATGACGTGGACGACCTGATGGAGATTGGGGCAGAGCTCGGAGCACGTGTCCTGCTACGACAGGTCCGCGCCGCTGACGATCACTTTGTCCATGATCCACTACGCCTCGCAGCCGCCCTCCGAGATGGTTTTGATGGCTACCTGGGTGAGGTTGGACAGACCGAGACCTGGTTGGCGTAA
- the rapZ gene encoding RNase adapter RapZ: MNEAEFKGNQDPLTAPHGIPALERKATTSPKSGEGASPNEILIITGRSGAGRSHAANALEDLDWYVVDNLPPAMLHALVGMMTTQGEGVHRLAAVVDVRGREFFKSLEGTLDELREQGVPYRIVYLEADDDELVRRFEANRRPHPLQGNGTLAEGLRAETELLAPLRARADEIIDTTGMSVHDLARHMRNTIAGAEDAPVQVSIMSFGFKHGLPLDADHVLDVRFVQNPYWVDELRRLTGRDQPVASYVMAQQGVEAFTDTYADLILSTLPGYAKELKPYVTVAVGCTGGRHRSVAVAERLASRMRDAGAQVHVIHRDMGRK; encoded by the coding sequence ATGAATGAAGCGGAGTTCAAAGGAAACCAGGATCCGCTTACTGCGCCCCATGGAATCCCCGCGCTTGAACGCAAAGCCACTACGAGTCCGAAGTCCGGCGAAGGGGCGAGTCCAAACGAGATCCTAATAATCACCGGGCGCTCAGGTGCTGGACGGTCGCATGCCGCGAACGCTCTGGAGGACCTGGACTGGTATGTGGTCGACAATCTTCCTCCGGCGATGCTTCACGCATTGGTTGGAATGATGACGACGCAGGGAGAGGGCGTACACAGACTTGCAGCAGTGGTCGATGTTCGCGGCCGTGAGTTCTTCAAATCACTTGAGGGAACCCTTGATGAGTTGCGTGAACAGGGCGTGCCCTATCGGATCGTTTATCTGGAGGCAGACGACGACGAGTTGGTGCGACGGTTTGAGGCGAATCGCCGGCCGCATCCGCTTCAGGGCAACGGGACCCTGGCAGAGGGTCTTCGAGCCGAGACCGAATTACTCGCTCCGCTTCGGGCACGGGCTGACGAAATTATCGACACGACCGGGATGTCTGTGCATGATCTGGCGCGACACATGCGAAACACGATTGCGGGTGCTGAGGATGCGCCGGTGCAGGTGTCTATCATGTCCTTCGGGTTCAAGCACGGCCTCCCCCTGGATGCGGATCATGTCCTAGATGTTCGTTTTGTACAGAATCCGTACTGGGTGGATGAACTCCGGCGACTCACAGGTCGCGATCAGCCGGTGGCAAGCTACGTGATGGCACAACAGGGGGTCGAGGCGTTTACAGACACCTATGCCGACCTAATCCTCAGTACTCTTCCGGGCTATGCAAAAGAGCTAAAGCCCTATGTGACGGTTGCGGTGGGATGCACTGGGGGCAGACACCGCTCCGTTGCAGTGGCCGAGCGTCTTGCATCGAGAATGCGAGACGCTGGAGCCCAAGTTCATGTGATTCATCGAGATATGGGGCGTAAGTGA
- a CDS encoding phosphoglycerate kinase, which yields MRTIDSLGDLKGKRVLVRSDFNVPLKDGVITDDGRIRAALPTIKRLTDAGAAVIITAHLGRPGGQVNPEYSLAPVAARLSELLGQDVVLAEDVTGDSAKAVAANIEPGQVALLENVRFDPRETSKVDEERQELAKEYAALADVYVSDGFGVVHRKQASTYDIAQILPSAAGELVFKEIDSLSKATDNPARPYVVILGGSKVSDKLGVIANLLTKADALLIGGGMAFTFLKAEGYEVGKSLLEEDQLDTVRGYLETAKKNGVDLVLPVDVVVAPEFAPDAPATVVTVADIPADEMGLDIGPDTAELFSKYILDAKTVAWNGPMGVFEFEAFANGTKAVAGALSKTEAFTVVGGGDSAAAVRILGFDEDTFSHISTGGGASLELLEGKVLPGIAVLED from the coding sequence CTGAGAACCATTGACTCCCTGGGCGATCTGAAAGGAAAGCGGGTTCTGGTCCGCTCCGACTTCAACGTTCCCCTCAAAGACGGCGTAATCACTGATGACGGTCGTATCCGCGCCGCACTCCCCACTATTAAGCGTCTCACTGATGCGGGCGCCGCAGTAATCATCACCGCTCACCTTGGCCGACCCGGCGGACAGGTGAACCCCGAGTATTCTTTGGCCCCAGTCGCAGCACGACTCAGCGAACTGCTGGGCCAGGACGTTGTCCTCGCCGAAGACGTAACTGGTGATTCCGCGAAGGCCGTGGCTGCAAACATAGAGCCTGGTCAGGTGGCCCTCCTTGAAAACGTTCGTTTTGATCCTCGTGAGACCTCAAAGGTTGATGAGGAACGACAGGAACTGGCCAAGGAATATGCCGCCCTCGCTGACGTGTATGTTTCGGATGGTTTTGGCGTGGTTCACCGCAAGCAGGCCTCAACCTACGACATCGCCCAGATTCTTCCTTCTGCCGCTGGTGAACTGGTCTTCAAAGAGATTGACTCCCTTTCCAAGGCAACTGATAACCCCGCTCGCCCGTACGTTGTGATCCTCGGTGGTTCCAAGGTTTCGGACAAGCTTGGCGTGATAGCAAATCTTCTAACCAAGGCTGACGCCCTGCTGATCGGCGGTGGAATGGCCTTCACCTTCCTCAAGGCCGAGGGCTATGAGGTAGGAAAATCACTCCTAGAGGAAGACCAGTTGGACACCGTCCGCGGTTACCTTGAGACCGCGAAAAAGAACGGCGTTGACCTCGTTCTTCCCGTCGATGTTGTCGTGGCTCCCGAGTTCGCCCCGGATGCGCCAGCAACGGTTGTGACCGTTGCTGACATTCCTGCCGATGAAATGGGACTGGATATCGGTCCTGACACGGCCGAGTTGTTTAGCAAGTACATCCTCGACGCGAAGACCGTGGCCTGGAACGGCCCCATGGGCGTTTTCGAGTTTGAGGCGTTTGCAAACGGGACCAAGGCAGTGGCCGGAGCCCTGTCAAAGACTGAAGCCTTCACCGTCGTTGGTGGCGGCGACTCGGCTGCGGCAGTGCGTATCCTCGGATTCGACGAGGATACTTTCTCTCATATTTCAACCGGCGGTGGCGCCTCCCTCGAACTTCTTGAGGGCAAGGTTCTACCGGGCATCGCAGTTCTGGAGGACTAA
- the gap gene encoding type I glyceraldehyde-3-phosphate dehydrogenase gives MTIRVGINGFGRIGRNFYRAALEQGADIEVVAVNDLTDPKTLAHLLKHDSVLGNLDAEVTYDDDSITVNGHDVKVYAERDPKNIPWSDNNVDIVIESTGFFTDGEKAKAHLEGGAKKVLISAPGKNIDGTFVMGVNEKDYNPETDNIISNASCTTNCLAPLAKVLNDSFGIERGLMTTIHAYTGDQRLLDAPHSDLRRARAAALNIVPTSTGAAKAVALVLPELAGKMDGYALRVPVPTGSVTDLSFVSSKPVTVEEVNAAVKAAAEGELAGILKYSEEPLVSKDIEGDPASSIFDSGLTKVIDDEVKVVSWYDNEWGYSNRLVDLTVYVGEKL, from the coding sequence GTGACCATTCGCGTAGGCATTAACGGCTTCGGCCGTATTGGCCGTAACTTCTACCGCGCAGCGTTGGAACAGGGTGCGGACATCGAGGTCGTGGCAGTGAACGACCTGACCGACCCGAAGACTCTTGCCCACCTGCTCAAGCATGATTCTGTGCTTGGCAACCTGGATGCTGAGGTCACCTATGATGACGACTCCATCACGGTTAACGGTCACGATGTGAAGGTGTACGCAGAGCGTGATCCTAAGAACATCCCGTGGAGTGACAACAACGTTGACATCGTCATCGAGTCGACTGGCTTCTTCACTGATGGTGAAAAGGCGAAGGCACACCTCGAAGGTGGCGCTAAGAAGGTTCTGATCTCTGCCCCGGGCAAGAACATCGATGGAACGTTCGTCATGGGTGTAAACGAGAAGGATTACAACCCCGAGACCGACAACATCATCTCGAATGCTTCCTGCACCACCAACTGCCTCGCACCACTTGCCAAGGTTTTGAATGACTCCTTCGGTATTGAGCGCGGGCTTATGACCACCATTCACGCATACACCGGTGACCAGCGTCTGCTCGATGCTCCTCACTCGGACCTGCGCCGCGCCCGCGCCGCAGCCCTGAACATCGTTCCTACCTCAACTGGCGCTGCCAAGGCTGTCGCTTTGGTTCTGCCCGAGTTGGCAGGGAAGATGGACGGTTACGCCCTGCGCGTTCCCGTTCCGACGGGTTCCGTTACGGACCTGAGCTTCGTTTCCTCCAAGCCAGTCACGGTTGAGGAAGTAAACGCAGCCGTAAAGGCTGCCGCGGAGGGTGAGCTTGCAGGCATCCTGAAGTACTCGGAAGAGCCCCTTGTTTCCAAGGACATTGAGGGTGACCCGGCCTCTTCGATCTTTGACTCTGGCCTGACCAAGGTTATTGATGATGAGGTCAAGGTTGTCTCGTGGTACGACAACGAGTGGGGCTACTCAAACCGCCTCGTTGACCTGACCGTCTACGTCGGCGAGAAGCTCTAG
- the uvrC gene encoding excinuclease ABC subunit UvrC yields the protein MEESKDKVGPYPGPPWRPSTSDIPRAPGVYRFRDEQGRVIYVGKAKNLRSRLTNYFQDPAVLHPRTAQMVSQASSVQWTVVGSESEALTLEFQWIKQFDPRFNVMYRDDKSYPYLSVSMGEEFPRVAISRDAKKPAARYFGPYTKVWAIRETIDLLLPVFPVRSCSAGVFRRAEAQGRPCLLGYIDRCSAPCVGRISAADHRKLAEDLCRFMDGDTARFTDQLEAQMREASANFEFEVAAKRRDELDALAKVQEKNILVMDPDVNADFFGLAADDLNASVQAFFVRGGRIRGTRGWVIDRVDERSQADLMHDLLEQVYVDRAALGQAQRSAAPTSVDDVAHLPVDAIPRQVLVSVEPSDLASLKDVVRELAGKKVGIRVPKRGQKAQLMETVLTNAKDALRLHKTSRAGDLTQRALALEGLQEALGLDSAPLRIECFDISHTGGEHKVASMVVFEDGIPRKNAYRTFTIRGEEGAAEDDTAAMGEVLRRRFKRLGRTQATQEAEEEWKTFGSGRWAGDVDEDGSDEFELTSGEVSADSGKPRRFAYDPELVVVDGGLAQVNAARQALLDVGVNLPVVGLAKRLEEVWVPGSAYPVILPRTSPSLYLLQHLRDESHRFAITKHRKKRQGAMTRSILDGVPGLGPARQRALLKHFGSVKRIREASITELTEVAGVGPSLADAISEHLNPQVPSDSDPSQNSIPTEPV from the coding sequence TTGGAGGAAAGTAAAGACAAGGTTGGCCCGTATCCGGGTCCGCCCTGGCGTCCTTCGACCTCAGACATTCCCAGGGCACCGGGAGTCTACCGATTCCGTGACGAGCAGGGGCGCGTCATATACGTTGGAAAGGCTAAGAACCTTCGTTCACGCCTGACCAACTACTTTCAGGACCCAGCGGTCCTTCACCCTCGTACTGCGCAGATGGTGTCCCAGGCATCTTCTGTTCAGTGGACCGTTGTGGGAAGCGAGTCTGAGGCACTGACGCTTGAGTTCCAGTGGATAAAGCAGTTCGATCCGCGTTTCAACGTGATGTATCGCGACGACAAATCGTATCCCTATCTGTCAGTGAGTATGGGGGAGGAGTTTCCCCGTGTAGCGATTTCCCGCGATGCTAAGAAACCGGCCGCGCGATACTTCGGCCCATATACAAAAGTCTGGGCGATCCGCGAGACTATCGATCTTTTGCTCCCCGTGTTCCCGGTGCGGTCTTGCAGTGCTGGAGTTTTCAGGCGAGCGGAGGCACAGGGTAGGCCGTGCCTACTTGGCTATATTGATCGCTGTAGTGCGCCGTGCGTGGGACGCATCAGTGCCGCAGATCACCGGAAGCTCGCAGAGGACCTATGCCGGTTTATGGACGGGGATACTGCCAGGTTCACCGATCAGCTTGAGGCGCAAATGCGTGAGGCTTCAGCAAACTTTGAGTTTGAGGTCGCGGCGAAGCGGCGTGATGAGCTGGACGCCCTGGCAAAGGTACAAGAGAAGAACATCCTAGTGATGGACCCGGATGTAAACGCTGACTTCTTTGGCCTGGCCGCCGATGATCTGAATGCGTCGGTTCAAGCCTTCTTCGTCAGAGGTGGCCGAATCAGGGGTACCAGAGGTTGGGTAATCGATAGAGTTGATGAGCGCTCACAGGCGGACCTGATGCATGATCTCCTGGAGCAGGTCTATGTGGATCGCGCTGCCCTGGGACAGGCGCAAAGGTCGGCTGCTCCAACATCAGTGGACGATGTAGCGCATCTTCCAGTTGACGCGATTCCCAGACAGGTCTTGGTCTCGGTTGAGCCTTCGGACCTTGCTTCTTTGAAAGACGTTGTCCGGGAACTCGCCGGCAAAAAAGTAGGTATAAGGGTCCCAAAGCGTGGCCAAAAGGCACAGCTTATGGAAACGGTACTTACGAATGCGAAAGATGCCCTTCGGCTTCACAAGACCAGCCGCGCCGGCGACCTAACTCAGCGGGCACTGGCTCTTGAGGGTCTGCAGGAAGCACTGGGACTTGACAGTGCGCCACTGCGGATTGAGTGCTTCGATATTTCCCACACTGGTGGCGAACACAAAGTGGCATCAATGGTGGTGTTTGAGGACGGAATCCCTCGTAAAAACGCCTATCGAACCTTCACGATTCGGGGGGAAGAGGGAGCTGCCGAAGATGACACCGCGGCGATGGGAGAGGTGCTTCGCCGCAGGTTTAAGCGGCTCGGCAGGACGCAGGCCACACAGGAGGCGGAGGAGGAGTGGAAGACCTTTGGGTCTGGAAGGTGGGCCGGTGATGTCGACGAGGACGGATCGGATGAGTTTGAGCTGACCTCGGGTGAAGTATCTGCGGACTCAGGTAAGCCGCGAAGATTTGCCTACGACCCCGAACTGGTGGTCGTTGATGGTGGGCTCGCGCAAGTGAACGCAGCGCGGCAGGCGCTCTTAGATGTCGGGGTGAATCTTCCCGTCGTTGGACTGGCGAAACGATTGGAGGAAGTCTGGGTTCCCGGTAGCGCATACCCCGTCATTCTTCCTCGAACCTCTCCGTCCTTGTATCTCCTACAGCATCTGCGCGATGAATCCCATCGATTCGCCATAACTAAGCATCGTAAGAAGCGTCAGGGTGCGATGACCCGCTCGATTCTTGACGGAGTCCCCGGCCTTGGACCGGCGAGGCAACGAGCGTTATTGAAACATTTTGGATCGGTAAAACGCATCCGAGAGGCCAGCATCACCGAGCTTACGGAGGTGGCTGGAGTCGGTCCGTCGCTGGCAGACGCAATATCAGAGCACCTAAATCCCCAGGTTCCGAGTGACTCGGACCCTTCTCAGAACTCGATACCAACTGAACCCGTATAG
- the whiA gene encoding DNA-binding protein WhiA: MSLTAELKNEIAIQNPASVSEARAECSVLLRFAGGLHVVGGRILIEAEVDTELVAKRLQAFLERLYRVECQVIIVSGGALRKGNRYVVRVVKDSDRLARSTGLIDSAGRPVRGLPTSIVGAGKGEAAAAWRGAFLARGSLVEPGRSSTLEVTCPGPESALAMVGCARRLGATAKGRDVRGTSRVTVRDTDAIAALLEALGAPKTFARWQEQREKREARGSANRLANFDDANLRRSARAAVAAGAKVERAFEILGDDVPDHLLQAGKLRLQYKEDSLEELGQKSEPPLTKDAVAGRIRRLLALADKVAEEKGIPGTEAAITPEMLEDE, translated from the coding sequence TTGTCCCTAACCGCTGAACTCAAGAATGAGATCGCAATACAGAATCCAGCCTCAGTTTCAGAGGCCAGAGCCGAATGCTCTGTGCTCCTGCGCTTCGCAGGAGGCTTGCACGTGGTGGGGGGACGCATTCTCATCGAAGCTGAAGTGGATACGGAGTTGGTGGCGAAGCGTCTTCAGGCTTTCCTCGAGCGCCTCTACCGCGTTGAGTGTCAGGTGATTATTGTCTCTGGAGGAGCGCTGCGCAAGGGCAACCGGTACGTGGTCCGAGTAGTAAAAGACTCGGATCGGTTGGCTCGAAGCACCGGGCTCATCGACTCCGCTGGAAGGCCGGTCCGCGGACTCCCCACAAGCATCGTCGGCGCGGGCAAGGGCGAAGCAGCAGCGGCATGGCGAGGGGCTTTTCTCGCTCGTGGCTCTCTGGTGGAACCAGGCCGCTCATCCACGCTCGAAGTCACCTGTCCCGGCCCCGAATCGGCGCTCGCGATGGTTGGCTGTGCCAGACGGCTCGGTGCGACTGCTAAGGGGCGGGATGTTCGGGGCACTTCTCGCGTTACCGTCCGTGACACGGACGCAATCGCCGCGCTTCTTGAGGCTCTGGGTGCGCCCAAGACGTTCGCAAGGTGGCAGGAGCAAAGAGAGAAACGTGAAGCACGGGGGAGTGCTAACCGGCTTGCCAACTTTGATGACGCGAACCTCAGAAGGTCGGCGCGAGCTGCCGTGGCTGCCGGAGCCAAGGTTGAACGAGCCTTTGAGATTCTGGGGGACGACGTTCCAGATCACCTGCTTCAGGCAGGCAAGCTGAGGTTGCAGTACAAGGAAGACTCCCTCGAAGAACTCGGGCAAAAATCGGAGCCGCCACTGACCAAGGACGCCGTCGCTGGACGTATTCGTCGTCTACTGGCACTGGCCGACAAGGTCGCAGAGGAAAAGGGGATACCCGGCACTGAGGCGGCAATCACACCCGAAATGCTAGAGGACGAGTGA